Proteins from one Algicella marina genomic window:
- a CDS encoding extracellular solute-binding protein, with protein MKTYLIAATALLGGAVAAQAQGQLNLYNWGNYTSPEMIEKFTEETGISVTITDYDSNTTALAKIEAGGSGFDLVVPSANYVPIYLDKGLLQELDHSRLENIGNIADEWMDVAWDPGRKFTIPWQWGTTGVAVNTSVYDGDPNTSEIFLNPPEELVGKVNVVPEMNDVIALTVFNVGGEACTEDLDVLRQVRDKLMAAKPSWISMDYGTTDKLSSNDLVATVNWNGSTMRARLNNPDVVYGYPKEGYPLWMDSVGLTADAANVDEAYQFLDFIMEPENAAMISAFARYANGIEGAEEFMPEEMKTAPEIVVPDEFVSAGKFLPTCPPSATELYTAIWTELVK; from the coding sequence ATGAAGACCTATCTGATTGCTGCCACCGCGCTTCTGGGCGGGGCTGTTGCCGCTCAGGCGCAGGGGCAACTGAACCTCTACAACTGGGGTAACTACACCAGCCCCGAAATGATCGAGAAATTCACCGAGGAAACGGGAATTTCCGTCACCATTACCGACTACGACAGCAACACCACGGCATTGGCGAAGATCGAGGCCGGCGGTTCCGGTTTCGACCTTGTGGTGCCGTCGGCCAATTACGTGCCGATTTATCTCGACAAGGGGCTGTTGCAGGAACTCGATCACTCCCGGCTGGAAAACATCGGCAATATTGCCGACGAGTGGATGGACGTGGCGTGGGATCCGGGCCGGAAGTTCACGATTCCCTGGCAATGGGGTACGACCGGCGTTGCTGTGAACACTTCCGTTTATGACGGCGATCCCAATACATCGGAGATCTTCCTCAACCCGCCGGAAGAACTGGTTGGCAAGGTCAACGTCGTGCCGGAGATGAACGATGTGATCGCGCTGACGGTGTTCAACGTCGGCGGCGAAGCCTGCACCGAGGATCTCGATGTGCTGCGGCAGGTCCGCGATAAACTTATGGCGGCGAAACCGTCTTGGATATCGATGGACTATGGTACGACGGACAAGCTCTCCTCCAATGATCTGGTGGCGACGGTGAACTGGAACGGCTCCACCATGCGGGCGCGTCTGAACAACCCCGACGTCGTCTACGGCTACCCGAAGGAGGGCTATCCGCTCTGGATGGATTCGGTCGGCCTGACGGCGGATGCGGCGAATGTGGACGAGGCCTACCAGTTCCTCGATTTCATCATGGAACCGGAAAACGCGGCGATGATCTCCGCCTTTGCCCGCTATGCGAACGGAATCGAGGGTGCGGAGGAATTCATGCCCGAGGAAATGAAGACGGCGCCGGAAATCGTGGTGCCCGATGAATTCGTTTCCGCCGGTAAATTCCTGCCGACATGCCCGCCGTCGGCAACGGAGCTCTACACGGCGATCTGGACAGAACTTGTGAAATGA
- a CDS encoding ABC transporter permease, translated as MSRRAFDVTRLPGFTTVAVVAFLLLYAPIVTLVIYSFNGGNSVNQWGGFSLKWYAIAAENEAVQGAAVRSLVIAVWASVIATTVATMAALGTTRRGRFKGQTLIYVLINQPLMVPEIVTAVALLIFFSSIKIATGYSGLGYLVLAHSAFCVPFAYLPIKARLEGMDDAMEVAAADLYATPWQTFRYVTLPLLTPGVIAGAMLAFVISLDDVIITEFVKSAGQDTLPTYMLGQLRRALTPEVNAISTALLALTVVILTLFFLITRKRDGTRD; from the coding sequence ATGTCTAGGCGGGCATTCGATGTCACCCGGCTGCCCGGGTTCACGACCGTGGCAGTGGTCGCGTTCCTGCTTCTCTACGCGCCGATCGTGACGCTGGTGATCTATTCTTTCAACGGCGGCAATTCCGTCAACCAGTGGGGCGGGTTCTCACTGAAGTGGTACGCAATCGCCGCGGAGAACGAGGCGGTTCAGGGCGCCGCCGTGCGCTCGCTGGTCATTGCCGTCTGGGCATCGGTAATCGCGACGACGGTGGCGACTATGGCGGCGCTGGGCACCACGCGGCGGGGCAGGTTCAAGGGCCAGACGCTGATCTATGTGCTGATCAACCAGCCGCTGATGGTGCCGGAGATAGTGACGGCGGTGGCGCTGCTGATCTTCTTCTCCTCCATCAAGATCGCCACCGGCTACAGTGGCCTCGGCTACCTTGTGCTCGCGCATTCTGCCTTCTGTGTGCCCTTTGCCTACCTGCCGATAAAGGCGCGGCTGGAGGGGATGGACGATGCCATGGAAGTGGCGGCGGCGGACCTTTACGCCACGCCATGGCAGACTTTCCGCTACGTGACCCTGCCGTTGCTGACGCCCGGTGTAATCGCCGGGGCGATGCTGGCCTTCGTGATCTCGCTCGACGACGTCATCATCACCGAGTTTGTAAAATCGGCAGGTCAGGATACGCTGCCGACCTACATGTTGGGGCAGTTGCGCCGCGCGCTGACGCCGGAAGTGAACGCGATCTCCACCGCGCTACTGGCCCTTACGGTGGTGATACTGACCCTTTTCTTTCTGATCACGAGAAAGCGGGACGGAACCCGCGACTGA
- a CDS encoding ABC transporter permease, with the protein MTGRRSKAADGWLLSAPALLLLLIAASGPLLIVAVYSFLEKGDYSGVRWILSGDAWFGVLFKRDIFDGTVSLADANLSIFWRSARLSLATTFITFVLGLPTAWFIATRPAKVRAFWLFLITIPFWTNLLIRTFAIMEVIRNQGLLNTALINLGLISEPIQILYTDAAVLIGMAYVYLPLMVLPLFAAIDRFDFRLIEAGYDLYASRWQILRRIILPIIRPGIVAGCILVFVPSLGAYVTPRVLGGGKNMMIGNFIELQFGQGQNWPLGSALSMVLLIVVLLALLVYTRVSSKDDPHV; encoded by the coding sequence AGCGGGCCGCTGCTGATTGTTGCGGTCTATTCGTTCCTTGAAAAAGGCGACTATTCCGGCGTGCGTTGGATCCTGTCCGGCGACGCATGGTTCGGCGTGCTGTTCAAGAGAGACATATTCGACGGCACCGTCAGCCTGGCGGATGCCAACCTGTCGATTTTCTGGCGATCTGCTCGCCTTTCGCTGGCAACGACGTTCATCACCTTCGTACTGGGGTTGCCGACCGCGTGGTTCATCGCCACCCGGCCCGCGAAGGTTCGGGCGTTCTGGCTGTTCCTGATCACCATTCCATTCTGGACAAACCTGCTGATCCGAACCTTTGCGATCATGGAGGTGATCCGCAACCAGGGCCTGCTGAACACCGCACTAATCAATCTCGGCCTGATTTCGGAGCCGATCCAGATTCTCTATACCGATGCAGCGGTGCTGATCGGCATGGCCTATGTTTACCTGCCGCTGATGGTGCTGCCACTGTTTGCCGCCATCGACCGGTTCGACTTTCGGCTGATCGAGGCGGGATACGATCTGTATGCTTCGCGCTGGCAGATACTTCGCCGCATTATTTTGCCGATTATCCGGCCGGGCATTGTGGCCGGGTGCATTCTCGTTTTCGTGCCGAGCCTGGGTGCATATGTGACGCCACGGGTGCTGGGTGGCGGCAAGAACATGATGATCGGCAATTTCATCGAGTTGCAATTCGGACAAGGTCAGAACTGGCCGCTGGGGTCGGCGCTGTCGATGGTGCTGCTGATCGTGGTTCTGCTGGCGCTCCTCGTCTACACCCGCGTCTCCTCCAAGGACGATCCCCATGTCTAG